The Candidatus Cloacimonadota bacterium genomic sequence ACCAACCATCTCTTCAATTCTCATCTTTATCCTCCCCATAGAATTATCATTCTCAGTTATTACAAGAGGACCAATAAAAACACTATCTTCGATTATGCTATTACCAGTTATATGACTATTATCCATTATTTTTACATTATTTCCAATAATAGTATTATAATTTATTGTAACTCCCATTGCTATCAAAGAAAAAGAACCAATCCTTGTACCTTCTCTGATACATGCATTATCACAGACCATTGTATTGTTATCAATTTGAACTCCACAATACAATACTACATTACAACCCATAATACAATTATCACCGATTATTGTCTGAGGTAGATTATTGTAATGTGCCTTTCTATAAGTCGCACCTGACGATAGTGGAGGCCTGCCAATAACAACACCAGGAAATATAGTCACATTGTCTCCAATAATAACATTATCATATATTATAACATTTTCATAAATATTACAGTTTTTTCCTTTAATCATATTTCCTCAATTAATTGTAATGATATGATAGTATTATTGAGCACTGTATCCTCCATCAATAATCAAATTTGATCCAGTTACCCATCTTGAGGCATCAGATAAGAGATACACACATGCAAGAGCAATATCTTCAGAATTACCTATTCCCAATGGATGCATGTTAAGAATTTCTTTTCCCGATTCAGGTGGTATATTTTCAAATAACTTTTTTGTCATATTAGTCTCGACGATAGCAGGTGAGATTGAGTTCACTCTTATCTTTTTCTTAGCAAGTTCTAAAGCCATTGCTTTAATACCTGACACCAATGCTCCTTTGCTACTA encodes the following:
- a CDS encoding transferase, with the protein product MIKGKNCNIYENVIIYDNVIIGDNVTIFPGVVIGRPPLSSGATYRKAHYNNLPQTIIGDNCIMGCNVVLYCGVQIDNNTMVCDNACIREGTRIGSFSLIAMGVTINYNTIIGNNVKIMDNSHITGNSIIEDSVFIGPLVITENDNSMGRIKMRIEEMVGPKICKFATIGGGANILPGIIVGKNSIVSANSLVNRNVKSGVIVAGNPASEIRSLRKRELLK